A genomic region of Trifolium pratense cultivar HEN17-A07 linkage group LG3, ARS_RC_1.1, whole genome shotgun sequence contains the following coding sequences:
- the LOC123913637 gene encoding CRM-domain containing factor CFM3, chloroplastic/mitochondrial-like isoform X2, producing MNQMISSTLSFTSSKLKLVPLCCNIFNSFSFSSLSTKSNFNQEEEEEDDKPSNSAIDRIVLQFRNLSDHHEPTLTPFPPPDHFLHREWLRPDEAVIPSENEVVHQQQLTKKKKKKKSEVIAAPCLAKEELSRLRKIGIHLKEKVSIPQSGLTRPVLQKIHDQWKNNELVKLKFHELLAQNMNLAHHIVQHRTGGLVIWRSGSVMWVYRGDNYQCPMNGNRHSSKGGDEMSDSVMWNQQQPENMTPEETEFDRMLDDFGPRFVDWWDTGILPVDADLLPPTVPDYRTPLRLLPAKMHPRLTNDEHTKMLKLAKALPCHFALGRNRNLQGLACAILKLWEKSLVAKIAVKLGVQNTNNELMALELKKLTGGTLLLRNKYHIVIYRGKDFVPTSVAAILSERQQLTKQVLDVQAKVRCRSVDVTGEDVTTAQAGSLAEFNEAQAPWGRELTIEEYEKMMKKASETKNVRLMKKIEHKLAVADAKKSRAENILVKIDASMVPAGRGNRGETITDEERVMFRMVGLRMKVYLQLGTRGVFDGVVKNMHLHWRHRELVKLITKQKTLAFVEETANLLEYKSGGILVAIDRLPKGFSLIYYRGKNYKRPITLRLGTSFNEDKSTEAINIHATT from the exons ATGAATCAAATGATCTCTTCAACACTGAGTTTTACATCATCCAAATTGAAATTAGTACCACTTTGTTGCAACATTTTcaactctttttctttctcttctctctcaaCAAAATCCAATTTCaaccaagaagaagaagaagaagacgataAACCATCCAACTCCGCCATCGACCGAATCGTTCTCCAATTTCGCAATTTATCAGACCACCATGAACCAACCCTAACCCCATTCCCACCGCCAGATCATTTTTTGCACCGAGAATGGCTTCGTCCCGACGAGGCTGTTATCCCATCGGAGAACGAGGTGGTTCATCAGCAACAActaacgaagaagaagaagaagaagaagagtgaagTAATTGCAGCGCCGTGTTTGGCGAAAGAAGAACTGAGTCGATTGCGAAAAATTGGAATTCATTTGAAGGAGAAAGTTAGTATTCCCCAATCTGGCCTCACGCGTCCGGTGCTCCAAAAAATTCATGATCAGTGGAAAAACAATGAATTAGTGAAGCTCAAGTTTCATGAGCTACTTGCTCAGAATATGAACCTCGCTCATCACATCGTTCAG CATCGGACGGGAGGATTAGTTATATGGAGGTCAGGAAGTGTTATGTGGGTGTACCGTGGTGACAATTATCAATGTCCAATGAATGGGAACCGACATAGTTCAAAGGGAGGTGATGAAATGAGTGATTCAGTTATGTGGAATCAACAGCAGCCTGAGAACATGACACCTGAGGAGACGGAGTTCGACCGGATGCTTGATGATTTCGGTCCTCGGTTTGTTGATTGGTGGGATACAGGAATACTCCCTGTTGATGCAGATTTGCTTCCCCCTACAGTTCCTGATTACAGAACACCTCTTAGGCTACTTCCTGCCAAAATGCATCCGCGACTCACCAACGATGAGCACACAAAGATGCTGAAACTTGCCAAAGCTCTTCCTTGTCATTTTGCCTTGG GGAGAAATAGAAATCTTCAAGGTCTGGCATGTGCCATTCTTAAGCTGTGGGAGAAAAGTTTGGTCGCAAAGATTGCTGTCAAGCTTGGTGTCCAGAATACGAACAATGAACTGATGGCTCTGGAACTGAAG AAATTAACAGGAGGTACCTTACTGCTAAGGAATAAATACCACATCGTAATATATCGTGGGAAGGACTTCGTTCCAACCAGCGTGGCTGCCATTTTATCTGAAAGACAGCAATTGACGAAACAGGTGCTGGATGTTCAGGCGAAGGTGCGATGCAGATCTGTTGATGTAACTGGGGAAGATGTAACAACTGCACAAGCAGGATCATTGGCTGAGTTCAATGAGGCTCAAGCACCCTGGGGAAGGGAACTTACTATTGAAGAATATGAGAAGATGATGAAAAAGGCTTCTGAAACCAAGAATGTTAGgcttatgaaaaaaattgaacataAATTAGCTGTT GCCGATGCCAAAAAATCAAGAGCAGAAAATATATTAGTTAAAATAGATGCATCTATGGTTCCAGCTGGTCGTGGTAACAGGGGGGAAACGATCACAGATGAAGAACGTGTTATGTTCCGTATGGTTGGTTTAAGAATGAAGGTGTACTTGCAACTTG GTACACGTGGTGTTTTTGATGGTGTCGTCAAGAATATGCATTTGCATTGGAGGCATCGAGAACTTGTTAAATtaatcacaaaacaaaaaacccTTGCTTTTGTTGAAGAAACAGCTA
- the LOC123913637 gene encoding CRM-domain containing factor CFM3, chloroplastic/mitochondrial-like isoform X1 produces MNQMISSTLSFTSSKLKLVPLCCNIFNSFSFSSLSTKSNFNQEEEEEDDKPSNSAIDRIVLQFRNLSDHHEPTLTPFPPPDHFLHREWLRPDEAVIPSENEVVHQQQLTKKKKKKKSEVIAAPCLAKEELSRLRKIGIHLKEKVSIPQSGLTRPVLQKIHDQWKNNELVKLKFHELLAQNMNLAHHIVQHRTGGLVIWRSGSVMWVYRGDNYQCPMNGNRHSSKGGDEMSDSVMWNQQQPENMTPEETEFDRMLDDFGPRFVDWWDTGILPVDADLLPPTVPDYRTPLRLLPAKMHPRLTNDEHTKMLKLAKALPCHFALGRNRNLQGLACAILKLWEKSLVAKIAVKLGVQNTNNELMALELKKLTGGTLLLRNKYHIVIYRGKDFVPTSVAAILSERQQLTKQVLDVQAKVRCRSVDVTGEDVTTAQAGSLAEFNEAQAPWGRELTIEEYEKMMKKASETKNVRLMKKIEHKLAVIHEQADAKKSRAENILVKIDASMVPAGRGNRGETITDEERVMFRMVGLRMKVYLQLGTRGVFDGVVKNMHLHWRHRELVKLITKQKTLAFVEETANLLEYKSGGILVAIDRLPKGFSLIYYRGKNYKRPITLRLGTSFNEDKSTEAINIHATT; encoded by the exons ATGAATCAAATGATCTCTTCAACACTGAGTTTTACATCATCCAAATTGAAATTAGTACCACTTTGTTGCAACATTTTcaactctttttctttctcttctctctcaaCAAAATCCAATTTCaaccaagaagaagaagaagaagacgataAACCATCCAACTCCGCCATCGACCGAATCGTTCTCCAATTTCGCAATTTATCAGACCACCATGAACCAACCCTAACCCCATTCCCACCGCCAGATCATTTTTTGCACCGAGAATGGCTTCGTCCCGACGAGGCTGTTATCCCATCGGAGAACGAGGTGGTTCATCAGCAACAActaacgaagaagaagaagaagaagaagagtgaagTAATTGCAGCGCCGTGTTTGGCGAAAGAAGAACTGAGTCGATTGCGAAAAATTGGAATTCATTTGAAGGAGAAAGTTAGTATTCCCCAATCTGGCCTCACGCGTCCGGTGCTCCAAAAAATTCATGATCAGTGGAAAAACAATGAATTAGTGAAGCTCAAGTTTCATGAGCTACTTGCTCAGAATATGAACCTCGCTCATCACATCGTTCAG CATCGGACGGGAGGATTAGTTATATGGAGGTCAGGAAGTGTTATGTGGGTGTACCGTGGTGACAATTATCAATGTCCAATGAATGGGAACCGACATAGTTCAAAGGGAGGTGATGAAATGAGTGATTCAGTTATGTGGAATCAACAGCAGCCTGAGAACATGACACCTGAGGAGACGGAGTTCGACCGGATGCTTGATGATTTCGGTCCTCGGTTTGTTGATTGGTGGGATACAGGAATACTCCCTGTTGATGCAGATTTGCTTCCCCCTACAGTTCCTGATTACAGAACACCTCTTAGGCTACTTCCTGCCAAAATGCATCCGCGACTCACCAACGATGAGCACACAAAGATGCTGAAACTTGCCAAAGCTCTTCCTTGTCATTTTGCCTTGG GGAGAAATAGAAATCTTCAAGGTCTGGCATGTGCCATTCTTAAGCTGTGGGAGAAAAGTTTGGTCGCAAAGATTGCTGTCAAGCTTGGTGTCCAGAATACGAACAATGAACTGATGGCTCTGGAACTGAAG AAATTAACAGGAGGTACCTTACTGCTAAGGAATAAATACCACATCGTAATATATCGTGGGAAGGACTTCGTTCCAACCAGCGTGGCTGCCATTTTATCTGAAAGACAGCAATTGACGAAACAGGTGCTGGATGTTCAGGCGAAGGTGCGATGCAGATCTGTTGATGTAACTGGGGAAGATGTAACAACTGCACAAGCAGGATCATTGGCTGAGTTCAATGAGGCTCAAGCACCCTGGGGAAGGGAACTTACTATTGAAGAATATGAGAAGATGATGAAAAAGGCTTCTGAAACCAAGAATGTTAGgcttatgaaaaaaattgaacataAATTAGCTGTT ATACATGAACAGGCCGATGCCAAAAAATCAAGAGCAGAAAATATATTAGTTAAAATAGATGCATCTATGGTTCCAGCTGGTCGTGGTAACAGGGGGGAAACGATCACAGATGAAGAACGTGTTATGTTCCGTATGGTTGGTTTAAGAATGAAGGTGTACTTGCAACTTG GTACACGTGGTGTTTTTGATGGTGTCGTCAAGAATATGCATTTGCATTGGAGGCATCGAGAACTTGTTAAATtaatcacaaaacaaaaaacccTTGCTTTTGTTGAAGAAACAGCTA